In Nitrosarchaeum koreense MY1, one genomic interval encodes:
- the sufC gene encoding Fe-S cluster assembly ATPase SufC, with protein MAVLEIKDLHVTREGKEILKGVNLKTGPGEVHAIMGPNGSGKSTLAYTLLAHPKYEVTKGDILLDGESILELSADERAKKGLFLGFQYPTEVSGVGFSHFLRTAYNSLSKALQGDDREVFITVREFQKYLKDNLNKVGLKEEFLSRYLNEGFSGGEKKRAEVLQMAVLKPKISILDEPDSGLDIDAVQAVAQAISKVAGKDSTIIVITHYARILKFLDKLDYVHVFARGQVLKTGDASLADKLESEGYDWVLEQKA; from the coding sequence ATGGCAGTGCTTGAGATTAAAGATCTTCATGTTACTCGTGAGGGTAAAGAAATTCTCAAAGGAGTAAATCTGAAAACAGGCCCAGGAGAAGTACATGCAATCATGGGGCCAAACGGTTCTGGAAAAAGTACTTTAGCATATACATTACTTGCACATCCAAAATATGAGGTTACTAAAGGAGATATTTTGTTAGATGGAGAAAGCATTTTAGAATTATCAGCTGATGAGCGTGCAAAAAAAGGATTATTCTTAGGATTTCAATATCCTACCGAAGTTTCAGGTGTTGGTTTTTCACATTTTCTTAGAACAGCTTACAATTCACTAAGTAAAGCACTTCAAGGTGATGACAGAGAAGTATTCATCACAGTAAGAGAATTTCAGAAATACCTCAAAGATAATTTAAACAAGGTTGGATTAAAAGAAGAATTTCTTTCAAGATATCTAAACGAAGGGTTTTCAGGTGGAGAAAAGAAACGTGCTGAAGTATTGCAAATGGCAGTTTTAAAACCAAAGATTTCAATTTTAGATGAACCAGACTCTGGGTTAGATATCGATGCAGTTCAAGCAGTTGCACAAGCAATTAGCAAGGTTGCTGGAAAAGATTCTACAATAATTGTAATTACACATTATGCAAGAATTTTGAAATTTTTAGATAAACTAGATTATGTCCACGTATTTGCAAGAGGTCAAGTTTTAAAGACTGGTGACGCATCCCTTGCAGACAAATTAGAAAGCGAAGGATATGATTGGGTTTTAGAACAAAAAGCATAA
- a CDS encoding cold-shock protein, producing the protein MEQGTVKWFNRTKGFGFIERESGDDLFVHKSDVDGFINEGDKVEFVVGEGQKGPAAQKVKKTA; encoded by the coding sequence ATGGAACAAGGCACCGTAAAGTGGTTCAACCGCACAAAAGGCTTTGGTTTTATCGAAAGAGAATCTGGTGACGATCTATTCGTTCACAAATCAGATGTTGATGGATTCATCAATGAAGGCGATAAAGTCGAGTTTGTAGTCGGCGAAGGTCAAAAAGGACCAGCTGCTCAAAAAGTCAAAAAAACAGCATAG
- the scpB gene encoding SMC-Scp complex subunit ScpB has product MVKNDLNDEAIARIEAALYSAGRPLKIEDLIRASGTESRTKTYEILNELMKKTKSAFKALEIVTLPDGSYVFQLKPEYSSTIKRYASKPILPNATLKTLSYIAYMQPISSKQLVETRGSGVYEHLKELRQLDFITHQNVGRLKIYNTTEKFQKYFGIQGDVENLKQRLFSKVRKTAKMSETNPSAEIITKLN; this is encoded by the coding sequence TTGGTAAAAAACGATTTAAATGATGAAGCAATAGCTAGAATCGAAGCAGCGCTTTATTCTGCAGGAAGACCCTTAAAAATAGAGGATCTGATCAGAGCTTCAGGCACAGAATCACGAACAAAAACATACGAAATTCTCAACGAGTTAATGAAAAAGACAAAATCAGCATTTAAGGCATTGGAGATAGTCACACTCCCTGACGGTTCATATGTATTTCAATTAAAACCAGAATACAGTTCAACAATCAAAAGATATGCGTCAAAACCCATTCTTCCAAATGCAACCCTAAAGACATTATCATACATTGCATATATGCAACCAATTTCATCAAAGCAACTTGTTGAAACTAGAGGTTCTGGAGTATACGAACATCTTAAAGAATTAAGGCAGTTAGACTTTATCACTCATCAAAATGTAGGTAGATTAAAAATTTACAATACAACAGAAAAATTCCAAAAATATTTTGGCATACAAGGAGATGTAGAAAATCTCAAACAGAGACTGTTTTCCAAAGTGAGAAAAACAGCAAAGATGTCAGAAACAAACCCCTCTGCTGAAATAATCACAAAACTAAACTAA
- a CDS encoding 30S ribosomal protein S8e, with amino-acid sequence MRKSVENLATSKITGGRRKPARIRRKYEIDRYPNESVTGAQITVTRRVRGNNKKTALKTIDFVNLATGDSKVKKIKILKVLENATNNDYQRRGIITKGAILETDAGKCRVVSKPGQTGIVNAVLIK; translated from the coding sequence GTGCGAAAATCAGTAGAAAATCTTGCAACCAGCAAAATAACTGGAGGTAGAAGAAAGCCAGCAAGAATTAGAAGAAAATACGAAATTGATAGATATCCAAATGAATCAGTCACAGGTGCACAAATAACAGTGACCAGAAGAGTAAGAGGAAATAATAAAAAAACAGCTTTGAAAACAATTGATTTTGTAAACTTAGCAACAGGAGATTCCAAAGTTAAGAAAATTAAAATTCTCAAAGTATTAGAAAATGCTACAAACAATGATTATCAAAGAAGAGGCATCATTACAAAAGGTGCAATATTAGAAACAGATGCAGGAAAATGTAGAGTTGTTTCTAAACCAGGACAAACAGGAATAGTTAACGCAGTTTTAATAAAGTGA
- a CDS encoding Lrp/AsnC family transcriptional regulator yields MSDDMWSDLDKVDQKIIEILNNNARTPSKEIASELKKSGHDVSDRTIRKRIERLEKSGIIKGYKAVLTDVSGINEYQTILMKLKPSKSLDSIKDSIKEFITKLDNYLLIANMDGEWNMLVMIQVDSGKSNTAQKIVEKFSDELIDYRINVVDIKDVNILNMSLLLL; encoded by the coding sequence ATGAGTGATGACATGTGGTCAGATTTAGATAAAGTAGACCAAAAAATCATTGAAATTCTTAACAACAATGCAAGAACACCATCTAAAGAAATTGCATCAGAATTAAAAAAATCTGGTCACGATGTATCAGATAGAACAATTAGAAAGAGAATAGAAAGACTAGAAAAAAGTGGGATCATCAAAGGATACAAAGCTGTACTAACAGACGTATCTGGAATTAACGAATATCAAACCATCTTAATGAAATTAAAACCATCAAAATCACTAGACTCGATTAAAGATTCAATTAAAGAATTTATTACAAAATTAGACAATTATCTTCTTATTGCAAACATGGATGGAGAGTGGAATATGTTGGTGATGATACAAGTAGATTCTGGAAAATCAAACACCGCACAAAAAATCGTTGAGAAATTTTCTGACGAATTAATCGATTACAGAATAAACGTAGTAGATATCAAAGATGTGAATATTTTAAACATGTCTTTATTATTGTTGTAA
- a CDS encoding chlorite dismutase family protein — MESNNEEQYFFNFSFFKVDPKWRWMADLAKAESAKEVENVIKNSGIKFRTYSTLGLRDDADFLFWFAAKTVDEIQKVIEKLYTTVFGKYIIPAKTYLSCTRPSIYIKSGKPLGFIVDEEMKKHVIVYPFTKTREWYLLPKEERQSIMDEHIEVSRKYPQIILNTTYSFGIHDEDFMLAFEVDEIRDFQDLIMDLRETRVSKYVQKDTPMIVCVKKDIVPLIGSLG, encoded by the coding sequence ATGGAATCAAATAACGAAGAGCAGTATTTTTTTAATTTCTCGTTTTTCAAGGTAGATCCCAAATGGAGATGGATGGCAGATTTAGCTAAAGCTGAATCTGCAAAAGAAGTAGAAAATGTAATTAAAAATTCAGGGATAAAATTTAGAACATATTCAACATTAGGATTAAGAGATGATGCAGACTTTTTGTTTTGGTTTGCAGCAAAAACTGTAGATGAGATTCAAAAGGTAATTGAAAAACTATACACGACGGTTTTTGGAAAATATATCATACCAGCAAAAACGTATTTGTCTTGCACTAGACCTTCAATCTACATAAAATCTGGAAAACCGTTAGGGTTTATCGTAGATGAAGAAATGAAAAAACATGTAATAGTTTATCCATTTACAAAAACCAGAGAATGGTATCTATTACCAAAAGAAGAAAGACAATCAATAATGGATGAGCATATTGAAGTTAGCAGGAAATACCCACAGATCATACTTAATACAACATATTCTTTTGGCATTCATGATGAAGACTTCATGTTAGCATTTGAAGTGGACGAAATCAGAGATTTTCAAGATTTGATAATGGATTTGAGAGAAACAAGAGTTTCAAAATATGTACAAAAAGATACTCCAATGATCGTATGTGTTAAAAAAGACATTGTTCCTTTGATAGGAAGTCTTGGATAG
- a CDS encoding signal recognition particle subunit SRP19/SEC65 family protein, whose protein sequence is MKDYEHVVIWLDYFNKTLPRAKGRKLEKEKCVFDPSLKELTEAAQAAGFEITETDEKVRFPRRPYVRSGYIILPKGTTKTNILNKISEKLVSKRAKQTK, encoded by the coding sequence ATGAAAGATTACGAACATGTCGTAATCTGGCTAGATTATTTTAACAAGACATTACCAAGAGCTAAAGGAAGGAAATTAGAAAAAGAGAAATGTGTTTTTGATCCTTCACTAAAAGAATTAACAGAAGCTGCACAAGCAGCAGGATTTGAAATCACAGAGACTGATGAAAAAGTAAGATTTCCAAGAAGACCATATGTCAGGTCAGGTTACATAATTTTACCAAAAGGAACTACTAAGACAAATATTCTTAACAAGATTTCAGAAAAATTAGTTTCAAAAAGAGCCAAGCAAACAAAATAA
- a CDS encoding helix-turn-helix domain-containing protein: MRCVIRLYGHKSTEEKITNEIYDLITGKGSKPYPLSITETAKTLQVSRDTVYRYIRKMKGVKSIPISSGKLVLPKENSESKFYRFSSSNPIISDPLVSEWIDDLLTRKSGEQIKTWRTRLRSVESVCNTCKILPKKLLISEKNTEIILRQYVKMYRHGNALRDNRGTKPSSNIRNVTYYRVQGVRDFCRYHGMSWPRGTNGIMSQKVQNHGKYSDIRLTDEEINKADYFIKERFGIDSDIYRWFWIGIESCARLGALYNMSLDYTKHVSPSNKTTYIMTAFETKTRHIKGGKWIKYITRKDTQKSIDLLKSRGHGKIYESTLPKYRFNNMISNQLKQIYSHLGKNSYFQDRPNHALRHIGAHYWLSKTDYNFGLIAEVGGWNTIDELKKSYGQIPPEKILEIIG, encoded by the coding sequence ATGAGATGTGTCATCAGGCTTTACGGACACAAATCAACAGAAGAAAAAATCACAAATGAGATCTATGATTTAATTACAGGTAAGGGCTCAAAGCCGTATCCACTTTCCATAACTGAGACTGCCAAGACATTACAAGTCTCACGAGATACAGTATACAGATACATCAGAAAGATGAAAGGAGTAAAGTCAATACCAATATCCTCAGGCAAACTTGTCTTACCAAAGGAGAATTCTGAATCAAAGTTTTACAGGTTCAGCTCATCTAATCCAATCATTAGCGATCCTCTGGTGTCTGAATGGATTGATGATCTTCTTACAAGAAAGAGCGGAGAGCAAATAAAGACATGGAGGACAAGACTGAGATCAGTTGAATCTGTCTGCAACACATGCAAGATACTACCAAAGAAACTGCTCATATCAGAAAAAAACACAGAGATAATTCTTCGCCAGTATGTCAAGATGTACCGTCATGGAAATGCATTACGTGATAATCGCGGTACAAAACCGTCCTCAAACATTCGAAATGTCACATACTATCGTGTTCAGGGAGTAAGGGATTTTTGCAGATACCATGGCATGAGTTGGCCACGCGGTACAAATGGGATCATGTCGCAAAAGGTGCAAAACCATGGAAAGTACAGCGACATTCGACTGACAGATGAAGAGATAAACAAGGCAGATTATTTCATAAAAGAAAGGTTTGGAATTGATTCAGACATTTACCGCTGGTTCTGGATTGGCATTGAAAGCTGTGCAAGGCTTGGCGCACTATACAACATGAGTCTTGATTATACAAAACATGTCAGTCCATCTAATAAAACAACATACATCATGACTGCATTTGAGACAAAAACAAGACACATCAAGGGAGGCAAATGGATAAAGTACATCACAAGAAAAGACACTCAGAAAAGCATTGATTTGCTAAAGAGCAGAGGACATGGTAAAATTTACGAGTCTACTTTACCAAAGTACAGATTTAACAATATGATTTCAAATCAGCTAAAACAGATTTACTCTCATCTTGGAAAAAATTCATATTTTCAAGACAGACCAAATCATGCTTTACGTCACATCGGCGCGCATTACTGGCTCTCAAAGACTGATTACAATTTTGGTTTGATTGCAGAGGTTGGTGGATGGAACACAATTGATGAACTAAAGAAAAGTTATGGTCAGATTCCTCCTGAGAAGATACTTGAAATAATTGGCTAA
- a CDS encoding DUF167 domain-containing protein, giving the protein MSLFKVNVEFNKEFFSIEKDQITIGIKTKPIKGKANKEIIKKIAKHFKVSTSMIQIKSGHKSSQKIIQIQD; this is encoded by the coding sequence TTGTCGCTATTCAAAGTTAATGTAGAGTTTAACAAAGAATTTTTCAGTATTGAGAAAGACCAAATCACCATAGGAATAAAAACAAAACCCATCAAAGGGAAAGCTAATAAAGAAATTATTAAAAAAATTGCAAAACATTTCAAAGTTTCAACATCAATGATTCAAATAAAATCAGGACATAAGTCAAGTCAAAAAATCATACAAATACAAGATTAG
- a CDS encoding H/ACA ribonucleoprotein complex subunit GAR1: protein MQEVGEIMHLAGSGRVIIQLTEKLDEGAILCDETGTKVAKVMELIGPIKRPFASATPLTNNIKKYIGKSVFAFEHSPANTQKFRRRRK, encoded by the coding sequence TTGCAGGAGGTAGGTGAAATAATGCACTTAGCCGGTAGCGGCAGAGTGATCATTCAGCTGACTGAAAAGTTAGATGAAGGAGCAATACTCTGTGACGAGACAGGAACTAAAGTAGCAAAAGTAATGGAACTAATCGGTCCAATAAAAAGACCGTTTGCGTCAGCAACTCCATTAACAAATAATATCAAAAAATACATTGGCAAAAGCGTTTTTGCATTTGAACATTCTCCTGCAAACACACAAAAATTTAGGAGAAGAAGAAAATGA
- the eif1A gene encoding translation initiation factor eIF-1A: MGKRQVKNESALKEIRLPEEGEMFGRVLKMLGGENVMVKCTDGVTRRGRIRGKLKRRVWIRDNDIVIIAPWDFNEAERGDIVWRFTLPQVEWLKDNNHIAKDF, translated from the coding sequence ATGGGTAAGCGCCAAGTCAAAAATGAAAGTGCATTAAAAGAAATACGTTTGCCTGAAGAAGGTGAGATGTTTGGCCGTGTTCTTAAAATGCTTGGAGGCGAAAACGTCATGGTAAAATGTACCGATGGTGTTACCCGAAGAGGTAGAATTCGAGGTAAACTGAAGCGTAGAGTTTGGATACGTGATAATGACATTGTCATAATTGCACCTTGGGATTTCAATGAGGCTGAACGAGGTGACATTGTTTGGAGATTTACCTTGCCACAAGTTGAATGGTTAAAAGATAACAATCACATTGCCAAAGACTTCTAA
- a CDS encoding response regulator, translating into MTSKVNYEVALTHLKNKQFITAHNLFLNQAESIKKTEHLKSAFLYMLAAECKTRQSKESKEEIEKACNLFLEYSQNKTSKNVQGSLLCAAKCLLILGEYDKAKISYQKAKSVISSTIEVFRPVVIIDDSKAVSMKLKNYVEKLGYGEILLYENGKDGIKGCQKLFSTNKNPIVLLDMGLPDLEGDVVATKLLKENLDLQIIVITADEKTTQRVNKTISSGVSAFIQKPFTLDEIKNAISIAESEYSLLQQ; encoded by the coding sequence ATGACTTCCAAGGTGAATTATGAAGTAGCATTAACTCATTTGAAAAATAAACAATTCATCACCGCTCATAATTTATTTCTAAATCAAGCTGAATCTATAAAAAAAACTGAACATCTAAAATCTGCTTTCTTGTACATGTTAGCTGCAGAATGTAAAACTAGGCAAAGTAAAGAATCCAAAGAAGAAATTGAAAAAGCTTGTAATTTATTTTTAGAATACTCTCAAAATAAAACGTCAAAAAATGTTCAAGGTTCATTATTATGTGCTGCAAAATGCCTGTTAATTCTTGGTGAATACGATAAAGCAAAAATTTCATATCAAAAAGCAAAATCGGTGATTTCTTCAACCATTGAAGTTTTTAGACCTGTTGTAATTATTGACGATAGTAAAGCTGTATCGATGAAACTAAAAAATTATGTAGAAAAATTAGGATATGGTGAAATTTTACTTTATGAAAATGGAAAAGATGGAATAAAAGGATGTCAAAAACTATTTTCTACAAATAAAAATCCAATCGTGCTTTTGGATATGGGGCTTCCTGATTTAGAAGGGGACGTGGTTGCTACAAAATTATTAAAAGAAAATCTCGATCTACAAATTATTGTAATTACAGCTGATGAAAAAACTACCCAGCGAGTAAATAAGACAATTAGTTCTGGGGTATCTGCATTTATTCAAAAACCATTCACTCTTGATGAAATAAAAAATGCAATTAGTATTGCTGAATCTGAATATTCCTTATTACAACAATAA
- a CDS encoding YkgJ family cysteine cluster protein, whose protein sequence is MEFSCIKDCSQCCIEREYYPNKKFGKIGVLILPEEKEKIEDLAKINGLEISVLPRIGISENGESSPTKILAYQLMGIESNGNTCPFLDTKTSDRSPHGGFPCKIYNKRPLACMTYPLIESEPITLDQKCKFCKEHGTADKNLNSEIESLLKIKTKMTTDAPLIWRYATGIGEESDTSQIKTGWILEE, encoded by the coding sequence ATGGAATTTAGTTGTATTAAGGATTGTTCTCAGTGTTGTATCGAAAGAGAATATTATCCTAATAAAAAATTTGGAAAGATTGGAGTGTTAATACTACCAGAAGAAAAAGAAAAGATAGAAGATCTTGCAAAAATAAATGGATTAGAAATATCAGTTTTACCAAGAATAGGGATATCAGAAAATGGAGAATCTAGTCCAACAAAGATATTAGCATATCAATTAATGGGAATAGAATCAAATGGGAACACATGTCCGTTTTTAGATACTAAAACATCAGATAGATCACCTCATGGGGGATTTCCATGCAAAATATACAATAAACGACCTCTTGCATGTATGACTTACCCATTAATAGAATCAGAACCAATAACACTAGATCAAAAATGTAAATTTTGTAAAGAACATGGTACCGCAGATAAAAATTTGAATTCAGAAATAGAATCATTATTAAAAATCAAAACAAAAATGACAACAGACGCTCCTCTCATATGGAGATATGCTACTGGGATCGGAGAAGAATCAGATACAAGTCAAATAAAAACAGGCTGGATTCTAGAAGAATAG
- a CDS encoding DUF1802 family protein produces the protein MESLKEWATIVSALENGDQTVLLRKGGILDVTSGFRIESKKFLLFPTQEHQEYNHIKPQFHKYLEQVKSNPPKNGFNRITSYAEILAEIDISVEETIKKLSSFHIWSDSYINERRNWKPENPMKVMFLKVYKIPELSIPLKSEYQGCKSWININEEITEGKTVLSNTEIESKLDEFKEIVN, from the coding sequence GTGGAATCTCTAAAAGAATGGGCAACTATTGTTAGTGCACTAGAAAACGGTGATCAAACAGTTCTTTTAAGAAAAGGTGGGATATTAGATGTCACATCAGGATTTAGGATTGAATCAAAAAAGTTTCTATTGTTTCCCACACAAGAGCATCAAGAATACAATCACATAAAACCACAATTTCATAAATATCTCGAACAAGTAAAATCAAACCCACCAAAAAACGGATTTAACAGAATTACATCGTATGCTGAAATATTGGCAGAAATAGACATTTCAGTAGAAGAGACAATAAAAAAATTATCCTCATTTCATATTTGGAGTGATTCCTACATCAATGAAAGAAGAAATTGGAAACCAGAAAATCCTATGAAAGTCATGTTTTTAAAAGTCTACAAGATTCCGGAATTAAGTATACCATTAAAATCTGAATACCAGGGTTGCAAATCTTGGATAAACATAAATGAAGAAATTACAGAGGGGAAAACTGTTTTGAGTAATACAGAAATTGAATCAAAACTAGATGAGTTCAAGGAGATAGTAAATTGA
- a CDS encoding alcohol dehydrogenase, with product MKSARITGPNEPLVLVETETPHPKDNQVLVKVKAVGVCHSDLHLWEGGYDLGDGKFMKVTDRGVKYPVTPGHEIVGTVEELGNNVKGYSKGDEVLVYPWIGCGVCPACKVENENLCDAPKSLGVFQDGGYSQYSLVPDFKYLAKLNGVDPESATSLACSGLTAYNAIKKSNQNSPEFLVIIGAGGLGLMGVQIAHSITKSKIICVDLDDQKLEIAKKMGADFVFNSKDPDTTQKIISTCNGKGADSVVDFVNAPPTAKMGLAVLRKRGNLVLVGLFGGSMELSLVTIPLKSIIIQGAYTGNYTDMVELLDLARKGTINPMISKRYSLDAANTALEDLKARKIVGRAVINP from the coding sequence ATGAAATCTGCTAGGATTACTGGTCCTAATGAGCCTTTAGTGCTTGTTGAAACAGAAACCCCTCATCCTAAAGATAATCAAGTTCTAGTCAAAGTTAAAGCCGTAGGCGTATGTCATAGTGATCTGCACCTTTGGGAGGGTGGATATGATTTAGGTGATGGTAAATTTATGAAAGTGACTGATAGAGGAGTGAAATATCCTGTAACTCCTGGACATGAAATTGTTGGAACTGTAGAAGAATTAGGTAATAATGTAAAGGGTTATTCAAAAGGCGATGAAGTTTTAGTTTATCCTTGGATCGGATGTGGTGTATGTCCTGCTTGTAAAGTAGAAAATGAAAATTTATGTGATGCGCCAAAGTCTCTTGGTGTTTTTCAAGATGGTGGATATTCTCAATACTCGCTTGTTCCTGATTTCAAATATTTGGCAAAACTAAATGGCGTGGATCCAGAATCTGCAACTTCACTTGCATGTTCCGGTTTAACAGCTTATAATGCAATTAAAAAATCAAATCAAAATTCACCTGAGTTTTTGGTCATAATTGGTGCAGGTGGATTGGGTTTGATGGGTGTACAAATTGCACACTCTATTACAAAATCTAAAATTATTTGTGTAGATTTAGATGATCAAAAATTAGAAATAGCAAAAAAAATGGGTGCTGATTTTGTTTTCAATTCCAAAGATCCTGATACCACTCAAAAAATAATTTCAACTTGTAATGGAAAAGGTGCTGATAGTGTTGTTGATTTTGTAAATGCTCCTCCCACTGCAAAAATGGGGCTAGCAGTTCTAAGAAAGAGAGGAAATCTTGTTTTAGTTGGTTTGTTTGGGGGCTCTATGGAGTTATCTCTAGTTACAATTCCTCTAAAATCTATTATAATCCAAGGAGCTTATACTGGAAATTATACTGATATGGTTGAACTGTTAGATTTAGCTCGAAAAGGAACAATTAATCCAATGATTTCAAAGAGATACTCTCTTGATGCTGCAAACACTGCTTTAGAGGATCTTAAAGCACGTAAGATTGTCGGCCGTGCAGTGATTAATCCTTGA
- a CDS encoding transcription initiation factor IIB, whose translation MNILQTQSCPECKSSLVDDIQNGEIICSGCGVVVADQMVDYGPETKSSNLEDKMKLARATGQTTYSQHDLGITTEISISTKDFSGKTINHQVANQMHNLRKWQQRVRVSSPRERRLANVLSKMGETCDGLNLSKNVLETASMIYRNLDGHVEVKGKSVSSITAATIYMACKQCDVVRSLEEICRGICAPKDVKSKTKLAAKYYRTMVMEMGQISAPVVTMNKYISKIANMTQTEVRVERLALEIAEKTKDSNIADGKAPNGIAAAYLYVASVLLGQNVLQRDVSSIAGVTEVTIRNRCKEILTCYKLKITLRPSLAKF comes from the coding sequence ATGAACATATTACAAACCCAAAGCTGTCCTGAATGTAAATCATCATTAGTAGATGACATTCAGAATGGTGAAATAATCTGCTCTGGTTGCGGCGTAGTTGTTGCAGATCAGATGGTAGATTATGGTCCAGAAACAAAGAGCTCAAATCTCGAAGACAAGATGAAGCTAGCAAGAGCAACAGGACAAACAACTTATTCTCAACATGATTTGGGAATAACAACTGAGATATCAATTAGCACAAAGGACTTTAGTGGAAAAACAATCAACCATCAAGTTGCTAATCAAATGCACAATCTCAGAAAATGGCAACAAAGAGTACGCGTTTCTTCACCAAGAGAAAGAAGATTGGCAAATGTTTTATCAAAAATGGGTGAGACATGTGATGGTCTAAATCTTTCAAAAAATGTCTTGGAAACAGCTTCTATGATTTACAGAAACTTGGATGGACATGTAGAGGTAAAAGGAAAATCTGTATCAAGCATTACAGCTGCTACAATCTACATGGCATGTAAACAATGTGACGTTGTAAGATCATTAGAAGAAATTTGTAGAGGAATATGTGCACCAAAAGATGTCAAGTCAAAAACAAAACTTGCAGCAAAATACTATAGAACCATGGTAATGGAAATGGGTCAAATAAGCGCCCCAGTTGTTACTATGAACAAATACATCTCAAAGATTGCAAACATGACACAAACTGAAGTTAGAGTTGAAAGACTAGCCTTAGAAATAGCAGAAAAAACTAAAGACAGTAATATTGCAGACGGAAAAGCACCAAACGGAATTGCAGCCGCGTATCTGTATGTAGCCTCAGTTTTGTTAGGACAAAATGTCCTTCAAAGAGACGTCTCAAGTATTGCAGGTGTCACAGAAGTAACAATCAGAAACAGATGTAAAGAGATTCTAACATGCTATAAACTCAAAATTACTTTGAGACCGTCTCTGGCCAAATTTTAA